In the genome of Gloeotrichia echinulata CP02, one region contains:
- the hemH gene encoding ferrochelatase: MGRVGVLLLNLGGPDKLEDVGPFLFNLFSDPEIIRLPFPWLQKPLAWFIASRRTTTSQANYKQIGGGSPLRRITEAQGEALKEQLGQMGQEASIYVGMRYWHPYTEEAIAHITQDNIERLVILPLYPQFSISTSGSSFRLLEKLWQEDPKLQRLEYTVIPSWYKEPGYLEAMAALIAQELDQLANPHEAHIFFSAHGVPKSYVEEAGDPYQQEIEECTALIMQTLNRPNPHTLAYQSRVGPVEWLQPYTEDALKDLGAQGVKDLVVVPISFVSEHIETLQEIDIEYREVAEEAGIHNFRRVPAPNTHPVFIKALADLVIDALEKPSFKLSQAAQMKKRVKMYPQEGWEWGITTSAEVWNGRIAMLGFIALIIELITGHGLLHFVGLL; encoded by the coding sequence ATGGGTCGTGTAGGCGTCTTATTACTCAATCTCGGTGGTCCTGATAAGCTCGAAGATGTCGGTCCGTTTTTATTTAACCTGTTTTCTGATCCAGAAATTATTCGCCTACCATTTCCTTGGTTGCAAAAGCCCCTGGCTTGGTTTATTGCTTCGCGGCGAACCACAACATCCCAAGCCAACTATAAACAAATTGGGGGCGGTTCGCCACTGCGGCGGATCACAGAAGCCCAAGGGGAAGCGCTCAAAGAACAACTAGGCCAGATGGGACAAGAAGCCAGCATTTATGTGGGAATGCGTTACTGGCATCCTTATACCGAAGAAGCGATCGCTCATATTACCCAAGATAATATCGAACGCCTGGTAATTCTACCACTTTATCCCCAATTTTCCATCAGTACCAGTGGTTCCAGTTTCCGACTTTTAGAAAAACTTTGGCAAGAAGACCCAAAACTGCAACGCCTGGAATACACCGTCATTCCCTCCTGGTACAAAGAACCAGGCTACCTTGAGGCTATGGCTGCACTTATAGCCCAAGAACTAGATCAATTAGCCAATCCCCATGAAGCCCATATCTTCTTCAGCGCTCACGGCGTACCTAAAAGCTATGTAGAAGAAGCAGGGGACCCCTACCAGCAAGAAATTGAGGAATGTACTGCTCTGATTATGCAGACCCTCAATCGACCCAATCCCCACACCTTAGCTTATCAAAGTCGCGTCGGTCCTGTAGAATGGTTGCAACCCTATACAGAGGATGCACTCAAAGACTTAGGCGCACAAGGGGTGAAAGATTTGGTTGTCGTCCCGATCAGTTTTGTCTCTGAACACATCGAAACACTGCAAGAAATTGACATTGAGTATCGAGAAGTAGCTGAAGAAGCAGGAATTCATAACTTCCGTCGCGTACCAGCGCCCAACACCCATCCGGTATTTATTAAAGCACTAGCAGACTTAGTAATTGATGCCCTCGAAAAACCCAGTTTCAAGCTTTCGCAAGCCGCCCAAATGAAGAAAAGGGTCAAAATGTACCCCCAAGAGGGTTGGGAATGGGGTATAACTACTAGCGCCGAAGTCTGGAATGGTCGTATTGCAATGCTGGGCTTTATTGCTTTGATTATCGAGCTGATTACTGGTCATGGACTGCTACACTTTGTAGGACTTTTGTAA
- a CDS encoding hydrocarbon-binding protein, whose protein sequence is MPNLLRKELGEFNSVACFKAVITGIEEALGEKATAIALISAGRTRGKKLAVELHFTDSSLSLEDAASKLALALGKEGTRLCILEKIIMEGDTIKVYTNEAICSAGEPENSNRQCTFTMGVVWGAIEQLIGKRLKGEQTESVLRGGTHDVFELTHLR, encoded by the coding sequence ATGCCGAATTTATTACGAAAAGAATTGGGAGAATTTAATAGTGTAGCCTGTTTTAAAGCAGTGATTACAGGGATCGAAGAAGCCCTAGGAGAAAAGGCTACAGCTATCGCTCTTATTTCAGCGGGTCGGACACGGGGTAAAAAACTAGCTGTAGAATTACATTTTACAGATAGTTCACTTTCTTTAGAAGATGCAGCATCCAAATTAGCGCTAGCTTTGGGTAAAGAAGGCACAAGGTTGTGCATTCTTGAGAAAATCATTATGGAGGGTGATACTATTAAAGTCTACACAAATGAAGCCATCTGTTCTGCTGGTGAACCTGAAAATTCCAACCGTCAATGCACATTTACAATGGGTGTAGTTTGGGGAGCTATCGAGCAACTTATCGGTAAGCGCTTAAAGGGAGAACAGACCGAATCAGTGCTTCGCGGTGGTACTCACGACGTATTTGAGTTGACTCATTTGAGATAA
- a CDS encoding roadblock/LC7 domain-containing protein, whose translation MAINTDKLGIVLQNFVSATTDVQGAAVVTPDGLPLSTSLPSGMDEERVSAMSATMLSLGERIGMELSRGTIDRILVGGNQGVGILTNCGADAVLLVLANETAKQGVLMLEIKRVLAELKLILM comes from the coding sequence ATGGCAATTAATACAGACAAACTCGGCATAGTTTTGCAAAATTTTGTATCTGCTACAACCGATGTTCAAGGAGCAGCCGTTGTTACCCCCGACGGTCTACCTTTGAGTACAAGCTTACCTAGTGGGATGGACGAAGAACGTGTATCAGCAATGTCAGCAACCATGCTTTCTTTAGGCGAACGCATTGGGATGGAGTTATCTAGAGGGACTATTGACCGCATTTTGGTTGGAGGTAATCAGGGTGTTGGTATTCTGACTAACTGCGGCGCAGATGCTGTGTTGCTTGTCTTAGCTAATGAGACCGCTAAACAGGGAGTATTGATGCTAGAAATTAAGCGTGTTCTTGCAGAATTAAAACTGATTTTAATGTAA
- a CDS encoding DUF4327 family protein yields the protein MDTAVKYDIEVIKEEARQLVKKGLIKRQEPIYVLCKYIPIRDWVCVEFELENNEFLLRDRIIDLLSSEDWTED from the coding sequence ATGGATACTGCTGTTAAATACGACATTGAAGTCATCAAAGAAGAAGCACGTCAACTTGTGAAAAAGGGACTTATTAAGCGTCAGGAGCCAATTTATGTCCTCTGTAAATACATTCCAATTCGTGACTGGGTTTGTGTTGAATTTGAGCTAGAAAACAACGAATTCTTGCTCAGAGATAGAATTATTGACCTTTTGAGTAGTGAAGACTGGACAGAAGATTAA
- a CDS encoding ATP/GTP-binding protein produces the protein MEKMSLIVTGTVGAGKSTFIRSVSEIDVVDTDTRATDETALLKQKTTVAIDFGRVHFGSDMALYLYGTPGQSRFDFMWDILIRKGHAYILLVPAHRPREFRQARQIISFMNERVNIPMIIGITHNDCPGAWAEEDVYLALGYMDQNHRPPIVKVNPTDRDSVVEAVIVLVQHLMESCTV, from the coding sequence ATGGAAAAGATGAGCTTGATTGTCACAGGAACAGTAGGCGCTGGTAAGTCTACTTTCATCCGTTCTGTGAGTGAAATTGACGTAGTAGACACAGATACTCGTGCAACTGACGAAACAGCATTACTGAAACAAAAGACCACCGTTGCCATTGACTTCGGTCGAGTACACTTTGGTTCTGACATGGCATTATACCTTTATGGTACACCTGGTCAGTCTCGCTTTGATTTTATGTGGGATATTTTGATTCGCAAGGGTCACGCTTATATCTTACTGGTACCAGCCCATCGCCCTAGAGAGTTTCGTCAAGCGCGTCAAATTATCTCGTTTATGAATGAACGTGTGAATATTCCCATGATTATTGGTATAACTCATAATGACTGTCCTGGCGCTTGGGCAGAAGAAGATGTGTACCTCGCCCTTGGGTACATGGATCAGAATCACCGACCCCCGATTGTGAAGGTGAACCCCACGGACAGAGACTCTGTAGTTGAAGCCGTAATTGTTTTAGTACAGCACTTGATGGAAAGTTGTACAGTTTAA
- a CDS encoding peroxiredoxin, which translates to MISRRNFLTILFTSCLAIISWLNFSPTADALGGILPEINQPAPEFTLPTNTGDGEISLSDLRGKWVVLYFYPKDFTSGCTIEARRFQQDLPKYIEKNAQVIGVSADDVNSHAKFCNSEGLKFPLLADTTGGVSKTYGSWISFISMRHSFIIDPQGILRQTFVGVNPYIHSKEVLAELEKLQSTAS; encoded by the coding sequence ATGATTTCTCGTCGCAATTTTTTGACCATACTATTTACCAGCTGTTTAGCTATCATCAGTTGGTTGAATTTTAGCCCTACGGCTGATGCTCTTGGTGGTATACTTCCTGAAATTAACCAACCAGCGCCAGAGTTTACTTTGCCAACCAATACAGGCGATGGCGAAATTTCCCTCTCTGACTTGCGTGGTAAGTGGGTAGTACTTTACTTTTATCCCAAAGACTTTACCTCTGGTTGCACCATAGAAGCCCGTCGTTTTCAGCAAGACTTGCCGAAATACATCGAGAAAAACGCTCAGGTTATTGGCGTCAGTGCTGACGATGTTAATTCCCACGCGAAATTTTGTAATTCGGAGGGGTTAAAATTCCCCCTGTTGGCTGATACCACTGGTGGGGTGAGTAAGACTTACGGTTCATGGATCAGTTTCATATCCATGCGCCATAGTTTCATTATCGATCCACAAGGTATTTTACGGCAAACTTTTGTGGGAGTCAACCCCTATATTCATAGCAAAGAAGTTTTGGCAGAACTTGAGAAATTGCAGTCTACAGCCTCTTAG
- a CDS encoding response regulator transcription factor — protein MIKVLLVDDQNLIRQGLRALLELEPDLEIVGEAENGEIAVNLVEKLQPDVVLMDIRMPIMDGVAATAEIHKHFAGIKVLVLTTFDDDEYVKAALQNGAMGYLLKDTPSEELAVAIRTVHKGYTQLGPGIVNKLITQSHIEPTQTPSVPLSLVELTPREKEVLRLIATGANNREIAQKLYISEGTVKNHVTNMLNRLNLRDRTQAAIFANTFLDYLNQAN, from the coding sequence ATGATTAAAGTTTTGTTGGTAGATGACCAAAATTTAATTCGACAAGGATTAAGAGCATTATTAGAACTAGAACCAGATTTAGAAATAGTAGGAGAAGCAGAAAATGGAGAAATTGCGGTGAATTTAGTTGAAAAATTGCAGCCAGATGTCGTGTTGATGGATATCAGAATGCCCATTATGGATGGAGTTGCAGCCACAGCAGAAATTCACAAGCATTTTGCGGGAATAAAAGTTTTAGTGCTAACAACATTTGATGATGATGAATATGTAAAAGCCGCCTTGCAAAATGGAGCAATGGGTTATTTATTGAAAGACACACCCTCAGAAGAATTGGCTGTTGCTATTCGCACTGTTCATAAAGGTTACACTCAACTCGGACCAGGAATAGTTAACAAACTGATCACTCAATCTCATATTGAACCAACCCAGACACCATCCGTACCACTTAGTTTAGTGGAACTTACACCCAGAGAAAAAGAAGTTTTGCGGTTAATTGCTACAGGTGCTAATAATCGGGAAATTGCTCAAAAACTCTATATTTCTGAAGGTACAGTGAAGAATCATGTTACCAATATGTTGAATCGCTTAAATTTGCGCGATCGCACTCAAGCAGCCATTTTTGCTAATACTTTTTTAGACTATTTAAATCAAGCTAACTAA
- a CDS encoding P pilus assembly/Cpx signaling pathway, periplasmic inhibitor/zinc-resistance associated protein, producing MKLKSLSLVAGAIALTLTATPFVAKAQNTSGSTPSRVEAPHNERRHLQKLNLSDQQKSQIDAIRSNTQKQIEAILTPEQLKKFQAQQQARQERRQQRLAQGQGQRPQGERPEGKRRGDRFADLNLTADQQSQIQKIIESSKQQIQQVLTPEQQQQIKQFRDNHHSHRQQGNR from the coding sequence ATGAAACTTAAGTCATTATCACTGGTAGCTGGAGCGATCGCCCTCACTTTAACTGCAACTCCCTTTGTTGCAAAAGCACAAAATACTTCTGGTTCAACCCCATCACGAGTAGAAGCTCCACATAACGAAAGGCGTCATTTACAAAAACTCAATCTCTCGGATCAACAAAAAAGCCAAATCGATGCAATTCGCAGCAATACCCAAAAGCAAATTGAAGCAATTCTCACACCAGAACAACTCAAAAAGTTCCAAGCTCAACAACAAGCGCGTCAGGAACGGCGCCAACAGAGATTAGCTCAGGGTCAGGGTCAGCGCCCACAAGGTGAACGTCCAGAGGGTAAGCGTCGAGGCGACCGTTTTGCTGATTTGAACTTGACCGCAGATCAGCAAAGTCAAATCCAGAAAATCATCGAGTCGTCGAAACAACAAATCCAACAAGTTTTGACACCAGAACAGCAGCAACAAATCAAGCAATTCCGGGACAATCACCACTCACACCGTCAGCAAGGCAATAGGTAA
- a CDS encoding class I SAM-dependent methyltransferase, translated as MATILRDWSYRYQWLYDGISGLAALSVGGETRFRQLALQGLTIHSDTKILDLCCGSGQATQFLVKYSQNVTGLDASPLSLKRARQNVPDASYVEAFAEEIPFADHEFDVVHISVALHEMQPEQLHKIVNEAYRVLKSGGVFTLVDFHAPTNPIFWPGVSLFLLLFETETAWQLLKTDLPGLLKQTGFEVSQPTLYAGGSLQVIQAKK; from the coding sequence ATGGCGACAATTTTACGGGATTGGAGTTACCGCTATCAGTGGCTCTATGACGGTATATCAGGTTTAGCGGCCTTAAGTGTGGGTGGCGAAACCCGTTTTCGTCAACTAGCGTTGCAAGGCTTAACGATTCACTCAGATACTAAAATTTTAGATTTATGTTGTGGCAGTGGTCAAGCGACGCAGTTTTTGGTGAAATATTCACAAAATGTAACAGGATTGGATGCTTCTCCATTATCCCTGAAACGAGCGCGGCAGAATGTGCCTGATGCTTCCTATGTAGAAGCCTTTGCTGAGGAAATACCCTTTGCAGATCACGAGTTTGATGTGGTACATATCAGTGTGGCACTCCATGAAATGCAACCTGAGCAATTACACAAGATTGTTAACGAGGCTTATCGGGTGCTGAAGTCGGGAGGGGTGTTTACATTAGTCGATTTTCACGCTCCCACAAATCCGATATTTTGGCCTGGGGTGTCACTGTTTTTACTGTTGTTTGAAACTGAGACAGCTTGGCAACTTTTGAAAACTGATTTACCTGGATTATTAAAACAGACTGGGTTTGAGGTGAGTCAACCTACTTTGTATGCTGGTGGAAGTCTGCAGGTGATTCAGGCTAAAAAGTAA
- a CDS encoding DUF29 family protein, whose amino-acid sequence MTQELIDLRNSIMEGRYADALAIVDELEGMSKKAILRQIKSFLKILLIHLIKNQIEQRLTNSWATSIRNAILEIQDVNLKENKKSYYINQDEWGSWLENEIELAVADASLEVLNGIYNEFQLTEMVDRNQIINNAQSFILLTYSHTIKELPAVIAENLTRLPGGEDWKAGKR is encoded by the coding sequence ATGACACAGGAATTAATCGACCTGAGAAATAGCATTATGGAAGGACGTTATGCAGATGCTTTGGCAATTGTTGATGAGTTAGAAGGGATGAGCAAAAAGGCTATTTTGCGCCAGATTAAGTCGTTTTTAAAGATTTTGTTGATTCATTTGATTAAAAATCAAATAGAACAGCGGTTAACAAATTCTTGGGCTACTTCTATTCGCAACGCAATTCTGGAAATTCAAGATGTAAATCTCAAAGAGAATAAAAAATCCTATTATATCAATCAAGATGAATGGGGTAGTTGGTTGGAAAATGAAATTGAACTAGCAGTAGCTGATGCTAGTTTGGAAGTGTTGAATGGAATTTACAATGAATTTCAACTTACGGAAATGGTAGATAGAAACCAGATAATTAATAATGCACAAAGCTTTATATTGCTAACATATTCCCATACAATTAAAGAATTGCCCGCAGTCATAGCTGAAAATTTAACTCGGCTACCCGGTGGAGAAGATTGGAAAGCAGGTAAGAGGTAA
- a CDS encoding DUF29 family protein, which translates to MTQELIDLRNSIMEGRYADALAIVDELEGMSKQANLRIIQSFLRILLIHLIKNQIEQRLTNSWAASIRNSLIEIKKVNLKENKKSYYINQDEWGSWLDDEIELAVADASLEVLNGIYNEFQLTEMVDRNQIINNAQSFILLTYSHTIKELPAVIAENLTRLPGGEDWKAGKR; encoded by the coding sequence ATGACACAAGAATTAATTGACCTGAGAAATAGCATTATGGAAGGACGTTACGCAGATGCTTTGGCGATTGTTGATGAGTTAGAAGGGATGAGTAAACAAGCGAATTTGCGGATTATCCAATCCTTTTTAAGGATTCTGCTCATTCATTTGATTAAAAACCAAATAGAACAGCGATTAACAAATTCTTGGGCGGCCTCGATACGGAATTCACTGATTGAAATCAAAAAAGTCAACCTCAAAGAGAATAAAAAATCCTATTATATCAATCAAGATGAATGGGGTAGTTGGTTAGACGATGAAATTGAACTAGCAGTAGCTGACGCCAGTTTGGAAGTGTTGAATGGAATTTACAATGAATTTCAACTTACGGAAATGGTAGATAGAAACCAGATAATTAATAATGCACAAAGCTTTATATTGCTAACATATTCCCATACAATTAAAGAATTGCCCGCAGTCATAGCTGAAAATTTAACTCGGCTACCCGGTGGAGAAGATTGGAAAGCAGGTAAGAGGTAA
- a CDS encoding DUF29 family protein, producing the protein MTQELIDLRNSIMEGRYADALAIVDELEGMSRQAILRNIQSFLVRLMIHLIKNQVEQRLTNSWANSIRSSIREIKKLNLQDNKTSYYVNIDDWELILEDEFEEAIRDASDEVMNGAYSPFKLAEIVDENQIINQAQILLKLTYNYSIKELPAIIDDYLTRLPGGEDWKAGKR; encoded by the coding sequence ATGACACAAGAATTAATCGACCTGAGAAATAGCATTATGGAAGGACGTTATGCAGATGCTTTGGCAATTGTTGATGAGTTAGAAGGGATGAGTAGACAAGCTATTTTGCGGAATATCCAATCATTTTTAGTTAGACTGATGATTCATTTAATTAAAAATCAGGTAGAACAGCGTTTAACTAATTCTTGGGCTAATTCTATTCGCAGTTCAATCCGAGAAATTAAAAAATTGAATTTGCAAGACAATAAAACCTCTTACTACGTCAACATAGATGATTGGGAGTTAATATTGGAAGATGAATTTGAAGAAGCGATTAGAGATGCGAGTGATGAGGTAATGAATGGTGCTTACAGTCCATTTAAATTAGCAGAAATTGTAGATGAAAACCAAATAATCAATCAGGCGCAAATTCTGTTGAAATTAACATACAATTACTCAATTAAAGAATTGCCCGCAATCATTGATGATTATTTAACTCGGCTACCCGGTGGAGAAGATTGGAAAGCAGGGAAGAGGTAA
- a CDS encoding DUF3148 domain-containing protein, translated as MSQQFAIGSKVRVVALPPYIKTADPMPMLRPPEVIHIGEEGIVIDRRPGGYWGIRFAKGAFLLDSQYIESTDIRPESEQ; from the coding sequence ATGTCTCAACAATTCGCCATTGGTAGTAAAGTCCGTGTTGTGGCACTACCGCCCTACATTAAAACTGCTGACCCTATGCCCATGCTACGCCCTCCTGAAGTGATTCACATTGGGGAAGAGGGTATAGTAATTGACCGCCGTCCTGGGGGATATTGGGGTATTCGCTTTGCTAAGGGAGCTTTTCTCCTGGATAGCCAGTACATTGAAAGTACGGATATCCGTCCCGAATCCGAGCAATAG
- a CDS encoding sensor histidine kinase, with protein sequence MSRPIQFNNHPFRFLLYLEWILLAIAVVTSTLPYPHSRFSSRIPELTICSLIIFGLMGLRLPTSNSITKIIYTACEIFLLFITGIFGGTTARLFPFLYIILVTRSCLIFPFSGRLLVTGISFILFLSTLIYRLPRFPLSSQAQDRFLFFTLSLILLFGLSLVFVLLLMNTVISERKSREELAIANEKLRQYARQIEHQATLEERNRIAREIHDSLGHSLTALNLQLETALKLSQSNPAKSQTFLARAKELGSQALQDVRNSVSAMRYHPLQEQSLQQAIALLAEDFHRDNGVYPICQINIEYPLSSEISTAIYRITQESLTNITKYAQATIVKLELTTTKESLRLKINDNGRGFNLHQNTTGFGLQSMRDRTLALGGVLNINTSPGSGCKITVEIRLSRLNK encoded by the coding sequence ATGAGCCGTCCAATTCAGTTTAATAATCATCCTTTTCGCTTTTTGCTTTATTTGGAGTGGATATTACTGGCGATCGCCGTTGTGACATCTACGCTACCATATCCTCACTCCCGATTTTCTAGCAGGATTCCAGAACTGACAATTTGTAGTCTGATTATTTTTGGGTTAATGGGCTTAAGATTGCCCACGAGTAATAGCATCACAAAGATAATTTACACAGCTTGTGAAATTTTCTTGCTTTTCATTACGGGAATTTTTGGCGGGACAACTGCTCGCTTATTTCCCTTTCTTTACATCATTTTAGTAACTCGCAGTTGCCTAATTTTTCCCTTTTCTGGGCGTTTATTGGTTACAGGTATATCATTTATCTTATTTTTAAGCACACTAATATATCGCTTACCCAGATTTCCACTATCGTCACAAGCCCAGGATCGGTTTCTGTTTTTCACCTTGAGCTTAATCTTATTATTTGGCTTAAGTTTAGTGTTTGTGTTGCTATTGATGAATACAGTTATATCTGAGCGCAAAAGTCGAGAAGAATTAGCTATCGCTAACGAAAAACTCCGTCAATATGCTCGACAAATTGAGCATCAAGCAACCTTAGAAGAACGTAACCGCATCGCTCGTGAAATTCATGATTCATTAGGTCACTCTCTCACAGCTTTAAATCTGCAATTAGAAACAGCCTTAAAACTTTCACAATCTAACCCAGCGAAATCTCAAACTTTCCTAGCCAGAGCTAAAGAATTAGGTTCCCAGGCGTTGCAAGATGTGCGAAATTCCGTTTCTGCTATGCGTTATCATCCTTTGCAAGAACAATCTTTACAACAAGCAATTGCTCTACTTGCAGAAGATTTTCACCGTGACAATGGTGTTTATCCAATTTGTCAAATCAACATTGAATATCCGCTCTCAAGTGAAATTAGCACTGCTATTTACCGGATTACTCAAGAATCATTGACGAATATAACTAAATATGCTCAAGCAACTATAGTAAAATTGGAACTCACTACGACCAAAGAGAGTTTACGATTGAAAATTAACGATAATGGTAGAGGATTTAATTTACACCAAAATACTACAGGTTTTGGCTTACAAAGTATGCGCGATCGCACTTTAGCGCTAGGAGGAGTCTTGAATATTAACACCTCTCCTGGTTCTGGTTGTAAAATAACAGTTGAAATTCGTTTATCGAGGTTAAATAAATGA
- the purB gene encoding adenylosuccinate lyase yields MIERYTLPEMGNLWGEAYKLKTWLQVEIAVCEAQAELGYIPSLAVEEIKAKANFDPKRVLEIEAEVRHDVIAFLTNVNEYVGDAGRYIHLGLTSSDVLDTALALQLVASLDILLQRLRDLIEAIRQKAKEHRHTVMIGRSHGIHAEPITFGFKLAGWLAEVLRHQERLQILRQTIAVGKISGAVGTYANIEPRVEAIACLKLGLTPDTASTQVISRDRHADYVQQLALVAASIERFSVEIRNLQKTDVLEVEEFFAKGQKGSSAMPHKRNPIRSERLTGMARLVRSHAGAALENVALWHERDISHSSVERVILPDACILTHFMLNEITELVKNLLVYPENMERNLNCYGGVVFSQKVLLALIEKGSTREEAYAIVQESAHCAWNKPEGNFQALISQDPRVTQKLSPAEIEVCFDPQQHLKHLEEIYQRLGI; encoded by the coding sequence GTGATAGAGCGTTATACCTTGCCCGAAATGGGCAATCTTTGGGGTGAAGCCTATAAGCTAAAAACCTGGCTGCAAGTGGAAATTGCTGTTTGCGAGGCTCAAGCTGAACTGGGCTACATTCCATCTTTGGCGGTTGAGGAAATTAAAGCCAAGGCGAATTTTGACCCTAAGCGGGTGCTGGAAATTGAGGCTGAAGTCCGCCACGATGTCATTGCTTTCTTGACAAATGTGAATGAATATGTTGGGGATGCAGGACGCTATATTCACCTGGGTTTAACCAGTTCGGATGTCTTGGATACGGCTTTAGCATTGCAATTGGTTGCCAGTTTGGATATATTGTTGCAACGTCTGCGAGATTTGATTGAGGCAATTCGCCAAAAGGCAAAAGAACATCGCCATACGGTGATGATTGGACGTTCTCACGGTATTCATGCTGAACCCATCACCTTTGGTTTTAAGCTGGCTGGGTGGTTAGCAGAGGTATTGCGTCACCAAGAACGGTTGCAAATTCTGCGCCAAACAATTGCTGTGGGTAAGATTTCTGGTGCGGTTGGCACCTATGCCAATATTGAACCACGGGTAGAGGCGATCGCCTGCCTTAAACTTGGACTCACACCAGACACAGCATCCACACAAGTTATTTCCCGCGATCGCCACGCCGACTATGTGCAACAATTAGCTTTAGTAGCGGCCTCTATTGAACGCTTTTCTGTAGAAATTCGCAATCTGCAAAAAACTGACGTTCTCGAAGTAGAAGAATTCTTCGCCAAAGGTCAAAAAGGCTCCTCAGCAATGCCCCACAAGCGTAATCCCATCCGTTCTGAACGGCTAACGGGTATGGCGCGACTGGTCAGAAGTCATGCTGGCGCAGCTTTGGAAAATGTTGCACTGTGGCACGAAAGGGATATTTCCCACAGTTCTGTCGAACGGGTAATTTTGCCAGATGCTTGCATTTTAACGCATTTTATGCTCAACGAAATCACCGAATTGGTGAAAAACCTGCTGGTGTATCCAGAAAACATGGAACGAAATCTCAATTGCTACGGTGGCGTTGTCTTTAGTCAGAAAGTGCTACTGGCTTTAATCGAAAAGGGAAGCACCCGTGAGGAAGCTTATGCAATTGTCCAAGAAAGCGCTCATTGTGCTTGGAACAAGCCAGAAGGGAATTTCCAGGCGTTAATTAGTCAAGATCCTCGTGTTACCCAAAAGTTATCACCTGCAGAGATTGAAGTCTGTTTTGATCCACAGCAACATCTCAAACATTTAGAGGAGATTTACCAAAGACTGGGGATTTAA
- a CDS encoding DUF4126 domain-containing protein — protein MIEMLATLSASAAAGIRIAIPLLMIGLLQGNHLWSEIPILSRISSPVLLFSLTIWSLIELFASKKLMGQRMLQLVELLFSPFVGAIMALAVASTTTTPNWLIGLIGGSLALVLQLVQVGWFYRLRGLPLWAVFLQDILSVALVLFAINDPWSGGLIALILLLFAIRSAKQWYSLYWQNRRR, from the coding sequence ATGATTGAAATGCTAGCCACACTTTCTGCCTCTGCAGCGGCTGGAATCAGAATCGCCATACCCTTACTGATGATTGGTTTGTTGCAGGGAAATCATCTTTGGTCAGAAATACCGATTTTATCACGCATTTCTTCACCAGTCTTGCTATTTTCACTCACCATTTGGTCCTTAATTGAGCTATTTGCTTCAAAAAAGCTAATGGGGCAAAGAATGCTACAACTGGTGGAGTTATTATTTTCCCCCTTTGTGGGGGCTATCATGGCATTGGCAGTAGCTTCGACAACAACAACGCCAAACTGGCTAATTGGCTTGATTGGGGGTTCGTTAGCGTTAGTACTCCAGCTAGTTCAAGTTGGCTGGTTTTATCGCTTGCGTGGCTTACCGTTGTGGGCAGTCTTTCTTCAAGATATCTTATCTGTGGCTCTAGTCTTGTTTGCAATTAATGATCCTTGGTCTGGAGGATTAATTGCTTTAATCCTCCTCTTGTTTGCAATTCGTAGTGCGAAGCAGTGGTATAGCTTGTATTGGCAAAATCGCCGGCGATAG